Below is a genomic region from Paraburkholderia sp. BL23I1N1.
GTTCATGATCGGCAGCATCACGTGGTTCTCGATATCGGTCGTGAAGTGCAGATTCGACACCAGCTTCGCGACGTTCGGGCAACGTGTCGAGTAATCGGTCGGCGTGACCGTCAGCACTCTGGCTTCGCCGTAGTTGGGGCCGAACACGTCGTCGCCGCCTGACAGATAGTCGATCTTCATCTGCACGTTCATCGGATGCGGTTCCCACCCGAGAAACACAATCGGCTTCTTGTCGCGGATCGCGCGATTCACTTCGACCAGCATGCCCGCCTCGCTCGACTCCACCAGCTTGAACTTACCCAGGCCGTACTGGTTGCTGTCGATCATCTTCTTGATCAGCGCATTGCCGTCGTTACCCGGCTCGATGCCATAGATCTTGCCGTCGAGCTTGTCGTAGTTCTTCGCGATGTCGGTGAAGTTTTTGATGCCTGCCTGATACGCGTAGTCCGGCACGGCCAGCGTGTATTTCGCCCCGGTCAGGTTCGGCGTGGGCAGCACGGTAAGCTGTCCTGCTTTCCTGAACGGATCGATCATCGGATCCATGGTCGGCGACCAGTAGCCGAGGAACACATCGATCTGCTTGCTCTTCACGCCCGCGAAGGTGATCGGCACCGAGGCGATGGTTTTGGTCGGCTTGTAGCCGAGCCCTTCGAGCACCGTCGAGGCGAGACCGGTAGTTGCCGCGATATCCGTCCAGCCGACGTCGGCGAACCGGACGTCCCGGCAGGTGGCCGGTTCCACGGCAAAGACAGACGACACCGACAGTGCGCACAACGACGCAGCCCACACATGTTTCATGGCATTCCCTCAGGGTGATTGAAGCTTGACTGGTTTTACAGAGCGGATTTATAAGGCACGATTTTTTACACCGACTTCGCTGATGCCAACTTATTTACGTCAACTCATTTACGTCAACTCATTCACGCAGAAAGCCGCCGCTCGACGCTCGGCGCGTGACCAAACTGCGCGCGATAAGCCTTACTGAAATGACACGGCGAATGAAAACCGCACACAGCCGTTACCCGCGCGATCGACGCGTCCGTATTGCGCAACAGTTCGCGCGCGCGGCGCAAACGCAGGGTCAGGTAATAGTGCGTTGGCGATACGCTTAAAAACATCTTGAACATCCGCTGCAAATGACGTTGCGACAGATGCACGAGCCGCGCGAGTTCATCGAGCGACAATGGTTCTTCGATATTCGCTTCCATCAGGCGCACGACTTCGATCAATTCCGCACGCGAGAAACCCACCCGCGCGTCGACAGGAATATGCTGATAATCGGTCGAACCGCGAATCCGCTCGACGATGAACTGCTCGGACACTTGCGCCGCGACCGCATGGCCGAGACGCATGCTGACCAGGTTCAGCATCAGATCGAGCGGCGCGGTGCCGCCGGTGCACGTCATCCGGTCACGGTCGATCACGAACAGTTCATCGGCGAAACGCACATCTGGATAGCTT
It encodes:
- a CDS encoding choline ABC transporter substrate-binding protein, whose protein sequence is MKHVWAASLCALSVSSVFAVEPATCRDVRFADVGWTDIAATTGLASTVLEGLGYKPTKTIASVPITFAGVKSKQIDVFLGYWSPTMDPMIDPFRKAGQLTVLPTPNLTGAKYTLAVPDYAYQAGIKNFTDIAKNYDKLDGKIYGIEPGNDGNALIKKMIDSNQYGLGKFKLVESSEAGMLVEVNRAIRDKKPIVFLGWEPHPMNVQMKIDYLSGGDDVFGPNYGEARVLTVTPTDYSTRCPNVAKLVSNLHFTTDIENHVMLPIMNKTDPNKAAKDWLKANPGVLDKWLAGVKTFDGKDGLPAVKAYVAGK
- a CDS encoding GlxA family transcriptional regulator, which encodes MKRDAFPPVEAASDSPLSGLAHFGFLTLPNFSMIAFTSAVEVLRMANYVGRAQHYTWSVITPDGEPARASNGITVKPTSTLAEAGMPDVLIVCAGWHVRNYVDDTVIALLQDVASKGIPLGGICTGPYALLAANLLDGYRCTVHWEDMSPLHKSYPDVRFADELFVIDRDRMTCTGGTAPLDLMLNLVSMRLGHAVAAQVSEQFIVERIRGSTDYQHIPVDARVGFSRAELIEVVRLMEANIEEPLSLDELARLVHLSQRHLQRMFKMFLSVSPTHYYLTLRLRRARELLRNTDASIARVTAVCGFHSPCHFSKAYRAQFGHAPSVERRLSA